From the genome of Fusobacterium varium, one region includes:
- the ywrD_2 gene encoding Putative gamma-glutamyltransferase ywrD, with amino-acid sequence MLKFDSTIYPYPSRRNVMYAKNGMVATGSPLAAQAGLEILKKGGNAIDAAIATAAALTVVEPTGNGIGGDGFAILSVNNKIYGLNASGPSPKLLEAQDLLNKGLKEMPKYGLIPVTVPGIPKAWAELSKKFGKLPLSEVVAPAVKLAREGYAVPVNVAKLWKKAAVNFGKESGEEFKYWFETFTKDGKCPEIGDVVRLPDHADTLEMIGDTYADAFYKGELADKIDAFSKKYNGYIRKDDLEEFEAEWVEPISVKYHGYDVYELPPNGHGISALMALNILDRFQFEARETVRSYHTMIEAMKLAFVDVQKYVADPRFMKVTVEQLLSKAYAEDRAKLIGNTAIMPEAGDPYCGGTVYLAAADNEGNMISYIQSNYMGFGSGMVVPGTGIALHNRGNNFNLDLESANCVGPGKKPYHTIIPGFLGKDGKAVGPFGVMGGFMQPQGHVQVVTNTVDFLMNPQTALDAPRWQWVGKKNIELEHGVPEHIAYELAAMGHDIKVLHDPLMMGRGEIIWRMENGVLVGGTEPRTDGHIALY; translated from the coding sequence ATGTTAAAATTTGATTCTACTATTTATCCGTATCCATCAAGAAGAAATGTGATGTACGCTAAAAATGGTATGGTAGCAACTGGATCTCCACTTGCTGCACAAGCTGGACTTGAAATACTTAAAAAAGGAGGAAATGCAATAGATGCTGCTATTGCCACTGCTGCTGCTCTTACTGTTGTAGAGCCTACAGGTAATGGTATAGGAGGAGATGGATTTGCTATTCTCAGTGTAAACAATAAAATATATGGACTTAATGCTAGTGGTCCTTCACCAAAACTTCTTGAAGCACAGGATTTATTGAATAAAGGGTTAAAAGAAATGCCTAAATATGGACTTATTCCTGTAACAGTACCAGGAATACCTAAAGCATGGGCAGAGTTAAGCAAAAAATTTGGTAAGCTTCCTTTGAGTGAAGTTGTAGCTCCAGCAGTAAAATTAGCAAGGGAAGGATATGCTGTTCCTGTGAATGTTGCTAAACTATGGAAAAAAGCTGCTGTTAATTTTGGAAAAGAAAGTGGAGAAGAATTCAAATACTGGTTTGAAACTTTTACTAAAGATGGAAAATGCCCTGAGATAGGAGATGTAGTAAGGCTTCCTGATCATGCAGATACTCTTGAAATGATAGGAGATACATATGCAGATGCTTTTTATAAAGGAGAACTAGCAGATAAAATAGATGCATTCTCTAAAAAATATAATGGATATATAAGAAAAGATGACTTGGAAGAATTTGAAGCAGAATGGGTAGAACCTATTTCTGTAAAATATCATGGATATGATGTATATGAACTTCCACCAAATGGTCATGGAATAAGTGCTCTTATGGCGCTTAATATTCTGGATAGATTCCAGTTTGAAGCGAGAGAAACAGTAAGATCATATCATACAATGATAGAAGCAATGAAACTTGCCTTTGTAGATGTACAAAAATATGTAGCTGATCCTAGATTTATGAAAGTAACAGTTGAGCAGCTGCTGTCTAAAGCATATGCAGAGGATAGAGCAAAACTTATAGGAAATACAGCTATAATGCCAGAAGCAGGAGATCCATATTGTGGAGGAACAGTATATCTTGCAGCAGCAGATAATGAAGGAAATATGATATCATATATCCAAAGCAACTATATGGGATTTGGTTCAGGAATGGTAGTACCAGGAACAGGAATAGCCCTTCATAACAGAGGAAATAACTTTAACCTTGATTTAGAAAGTGCAAACTGTGTAGGACCAGGAAAGAAACCATATCATACAATTATTCCAGGATTCCTTGGAAAAGATGGAAAAGCAGTTGGTCCATTTGGAGTAATGGGAGGATTTATGCAGCCACAGGGACATGTACAAGTAGTAACAAATACAGTAGATTTTCTAATGAATCCACAGACAGCATTAGATGCACCAAGATGGCAGTGGGTAGGAAAGAAAAACATAGAGTTGGAACATGGAGTGCCTGAGCATATAGCATATGAACTTGCAGCAATGGGACATGATATAAAAGTTCTGCATGATCCATTGATGATGGGAAGAGGAGAAATCATCTGGAGAATGGAAAATGGAGTTCTTGTAGGTGGAACAGAACCTAGGACAGATGGGCATATTGCTTTATATTAG
- the yqfA gene encoding hemolysin, with product MNYNRLEEKFNFITHYIGAGMAIAGCVSLIVHAVKTEYPSYIVGSAIFGGALILMYVMSGTYHLLEEGKAKKVFKILDHSAIYVLISASYTPYLLTVLEGKSRWILFAIQWGLTFLGIIFKIFFVGRFKILSTLLYIIMGWIVVFVFKDLKNSLSPISLNLLVIGGVTYTIGTVFYAMKKLKFAHSIWHMFVIGGSILNYLSIYNIIHI from the coding sequence ATGAATTACAATAGATTAGAAGAAAAATTTAACTTTATAACTCATTATATAGGGGCAGGAATGGCAATAGCTGGGTGTGTTTCATTGATAGTTCATGCAGTAAAAACAGAGTATCCAAGCTATATAGTAGGATCTGCTATTTTTGGAGGGGCTCTTATCCTGATGTATGTTATGTCGGGAACTTATCATTTGTTAGAAGAAGGAAAGGCGAAAAAAGTATTTAAAATACTTGACCATTCAGCAATATATGTATTGATATCTGCTTCATATACACCATATCTTCTTACAGTACTAGAGGGAAAAAGTAGATGGATTCTTTTTGCTATACAATGGGGATTGACTTTTTTAGGTATAATATTTAAAATATTCTTTGTTGGAAGATTTAAAATTCTTTCTACTCTTTTGTACATAATTATGGGGTGGATAGTTGTATTTGTTTTTAAAGATCTTAAAAATTCTCTGAGTCCAATCTCTTTAAATCTCCTTGTAATAGGTGGAGTTACATATACAATAGGGACAGTATTTTATGCAATGAAGAAACTTAAATTTGCTCATTCTATATGGCATATGTTTGTAATAGGTGGAAGTATTCTTAATTATCTTTCTATTTATAATATTATCCATATATAA
- the cusR gene encoding Transcriptional regulatory protein CusR, protein MNILIAQKDMEIKKYLKKGLKEAGYSVEESSDWEDTYYHAISGNYELVILDSIIEDKSGIELCGKIRKENTESGIIFISSEDRVEKKVEAFDAGADDYVTKPFSFIELLGRIRAIIRRTIKTSVVGNNIITIKDLSINFLTREVRRGNKIIELTYKEFSLLEYLVRNKNLVLSRTMIKEKIWSINFTSNTNIVDVYMTHLRSKIDKNHKEKLIYTVRGVGYILKG, encoded by the coding sequence ATGAATATTCTTATAGCACAAAAAGATATGGAGATAAAAAAATATTTAAAAAAAGGTTTAAAAGAAGCAGGGTATTCTGTAGAGGAGAGTTCTGATTGGGAAGATACTTATTATCATGCTATATCAGGAAATTATGAACTTGTAATACTTGATAGTATTATTGAGGATAAATCGGGAATAGAGTTGTGTGGAAAAATAAGAAAGGAAAATACTGAATCAGGAATAATCTTTATATCTTCAGAGGATAGAGTAGAAAAAAAAGTAGAAGCTTTTGATGCAGGGGCAGATGATTATGTAACTAAGCCTTTTTCTTTTATAGAACTTTTAGGAAGAATAAGAGCAATAATAAGAAGAACTATAAAAACTTCTGTTGTAGGAAATAATATAATTACAATAAAAGATTTATCTATAAATTTTCTTACTAGAGAGGTTAGAAGAGGGAATAAGATTATTGAACTTACTTATAAGGAATTTTCTTTGCTTGAATATCTAGTAAGAAATAAGAATCTTGTTCTCAGTAGAACAATGATAAAAGAAAAAATATGGAGTATAAACTTTACAAGCAATACTAATATAGTAGATGTATATATGACGCATCTAAGGAGTAAAATTGATAAGAATCATAAGGAGAAATTAATATATACTGTAAGAGGAGTAGGTTATATTCTTAAGGGATAA
- a CDS encoding Long-chain-fatty-acid--CoA ligase FadD15, giving the protein MNFLHDRGKAAIIYKDREYSYKELITGIKYYSTLLKIKKDDKVVVYVENRPEIIEALFSIWDSKGIGVVLDAGYTAEQLLYVFEDAEPQYIYATNKNYKNAIEAKEKYGKEIEVINIDEIVVPENFIPDNYEVNIDNTEDVALLLYTSGTTGSPKGVMLTYANLLSNINAIKAIELVDETDRILAILPYHHIFPLNINLLMTMYFGTLVVILDEMSSEALKKALKDYKITVIIGVPRVWEMLHKAIMGQINKSWIIKKLFKLCQKINSCTLSRLVFKKVNDELGGSLRVMASGGAKLDPEIARDYLTLGLPLMEGYGLTETSPIISFNNPHRIKPGTVGELIPDIEVKIAEDGEVLVKGANVMKGYYNNPKATAEVIDDEGWFHTGDLGKLENNYLSIIGRKKEMIVLSNGKNINPSDIESEIFKGTDLIKEIAVMEYNNHLMAVVYPDFDLIKHRKITNIKETLKWEIIDKYNVTAPKYRKILEIKIVKNELPKTKLGKVRRFMLNDFLKGQTMEEGNEENSTVELKKR; this is encoded by the coding sequence ATGAACTTTTTACATGATAGAGGAAAAGCAGCTATTATATATAAGGATAGAGAGTATTCCTATAAAGAACTCATAACAGGTATAAAATATTATTCTACACTATTAAAGATAAAAAAAGATGATAAAGTTGTTGTATATGTAGAAAATAGACCTGAAATAATAGAAGCATTGTTCTCAATATGGGATTCAAAAGGAATAGGGGTTGTATTAGATGCAGGTTATACAGCAGAACAACTTCTTTATGTATTTGAAGATGCAGAACCTCAATATATTTATGCAACAAATAAAAATTATAAAAATGCAATAGAAGCTAAAGAGAAATATGGAAAAGAAATAGAAGTAATAAATATAGATGAAATAGTAGTGCCAGAAAACTTTATTCCAGATAATTATGAAGTAAATATAGATAATACAGAGGATGTAGCTTTATTGCTATATACTTCTGGAACAACTGGAAGTCCCAAGGGTGTAATGCTTACATATGCTAATCTTTTATCTAATATAAATGCTATAAAAGCAATAGAGTTGGTAGATGAAACTGATAGAATACTTGCTATACTTCCATATCATCATATATTTCCATTAAATATAAATTTACTTATGACTATGTATTTTGGAACTTTGGTTGTAATATTAGATGAAATGTCTTCAGAAGCTTTAAAAAAGGCTCTAAAAGATTATAAAATAACTGTAATAATTGGGGTTCCTAGAGTATGGGAAATGCTTCATAAAGCTATAATGGGACAGATAAATAAAAGTTGGATAATAAAGAAGCTATTCAAACTATGTCAGAAGATAAACAGCTGTACATTGAGTAGGTTAGTATTTAAAAAAGTCAATGATGAACTAGGTGGCTCATTAAGAGTAATGGCATCAGGAGGAGCCAAATTAGATCCTGAGATTGCCAGAGATTATCTTACTCTTGGTCTTCCACTGATGGAAGGATATGGACTTACTGAAACTTCTCCAATTATTTCATTTAATAATCCTCATAGAATAAAACCTGGAACAGTAGGAGAACTTATACCAGATATAGAAGTAAAAATAGCTGAAGATGGAGAAGTACTTGTAAAAGGTGCTAATGTAATGAAGGGATACTATAACAATCCTAAAGCAACAGCTGAAGTAATAGATGATGAAGGGTGGTTTCATACAGGAGATCTTGGTAAGTTGGAAAATAATTATCTCTCAATTATTGGAAGAAAAAAGGAAATGATTGTTCTTTCAAATGGAAAAAATATCAATCCAAGTGATATAGAGAGTGAAATATTTAAAGGAACGGATCTCATAAAAGAAATAGCTGTTATGGAATATAATAATCATTTAATGGCAGTTGTATATCCTGATTTTGATTTAATAAAACATAGAAAAATAACTAATATAAAAGAAACATTGAAATGGGAAATAATAGATAAATATAATGTGACAGCTCCTAAGTATAGAAAAATACTTGAAATAAAAATAGTGAAAAATGAACTTCCAAAAACTAAATTAGGAAAAGTAAGAAGATTTATGCTTAATGACTTTCTTAAAGGACAGACTATGGAAGAGGGAAATGAAGAGAATTCAACTGTTGAATTAAAAAAGAGATAA
- a CDS encoding 2-acyl-glycerophospho-ethanolamine acyltransferase — protein MDIAKFVKEKGGEFTENEVDWKTILNQEINIKLPRSAWVGKLMRFILKPMFSIYFSLKKEGQDKILSEPAIYIGNHQSFLDALIFNQAISSSKMEDTYYLGTIVHFDSPLRKYLADRGNVLIIDINKNLKETLQVSAKVLKEGKNLVIFPEGARTRDGEIQDFKKTFAILSKELNIPIVPFGIKGAYEAMPYGQRFPSMMPISIKFFDKVIPEGLTVEEIVEKSKDEIELWLIK, from the coding sequence TTGGATATAGCTAAGTTTGTTAAAGAAAAGGGTGGAGAATTTACTGAAAATGAGGTAGATTGGAAAACGATTCTTAACCAAGAAATAAATATAAAGCTTCCTAGATCAGCATGGGTAGGAAAACTTATGAGATTTATATTAAAACCAATGTTTAGTATTTATTTTAGCTTAAAAAAAGAAGGGCAGGATAAAATTCTTTCAGAACCTGCAATATATATTGGAAACCATCAAAGTTTTCTAGATGCCCTTATTTTCAATCAGGCAATATCATCTTCAAAGATGGAGGATACTTATTACCTTGGAACAATAGTACATTTTGATTCACCTTTAAGAAAATATTTAGCTGATAGAGGAAATGTTCTTATTATAGATATAAATAAAAATTTGAAAGAAACTTTACAAGTAAGTGCAAAAGTATTGAAAGAGGGAAAAAATCTTGTTATTTTTCCTGAAGGAGCAAGAACAAGAGATGGAGAAATACAGGATTTCAAAAAGACTTTTGCTATTCTCTCTAAGGAGTTAAATATACCAATAGTTCCATTTGGAATAAAAGGTGCATACGAAGCTATGCCTTATGGTCAAAGATTTCCTAGTATGATGCCGATATCTATAAAGTTTTTTGATAAGGTAATTCCAGAAGGATTAACAGTAGAAGAGATAGTTGAAAAAAGTAAAGATGAAATAGAATTGTGGTTAATAAAATAA
- a CDS encoding F420-0--gamma-glutamyl ligase has translation MGRLVGTISRGLRAPIIHQGDKIENFVVDAVLAAVESDGITLRNKDIVAVTESIVARAQGNYATTDDIAADVKNKYGDNTIGVIFPILSRNRFSVCLKGIAKGAKKIVLMFSYPSDEVGNHFIDMELLDEKGVNPWSDILSEAEFTEKFGKPLHEFTGVNYIEYYSELIREQGAEVEVIFANNPTAILNYTDCVLNCDIHTRFRTRKLLKKAGAKIVFGMDEILTSSLNGSGYNEDYGLLGSNKATEDTIKLFPRDCKETVLTIQKMFLDKTGKTIEVMVYGDGAFKDPVGKIWELADPVVSPGYTSGLEGTPNEIKLKYLADNDLAGLTGEELDKAVAEAIKNKDSNLKGQMITQGTTPRRLTDLIGSLCDLTSGSGDKGTPIILIQGYFDNYIDN, from the coding sequence ATGGGAAGATTAGTTGGAACTATTTCTAGAGGACTTCGTGCACCTATTATTCATCAAGGTGACAAAATTGAAAATTTCGTGGTTGATGCAGTGTTAGCTGCTGTTGAAAGTGATGGTATTACATTAAGAAACAAGGACATTGTTGCTGTTACAGAATCTATAGTTGCCAGAGCTCAAGGAAATTATGCTACTACTGATGATATTGCAGCAGATGTAAAAAATAAATATGGAGATAATACTATTGGTGTTATTTTCCCAATTCTAAGTCGTAACAGATTTTCTGTATGCTTAAAAGGAATAGCTAAAGGGGCTAAAAAAATTGTTCTTATGTTTAGTTATCCATCTGATGAAGTTGGAAATCACTTCATAGATATGGAACTTTTAGATGAGAAAGGAGTAAATCCTTGGAGTGATATTCTTAGTGAAGCTGAATTTACTGAAAAATTTGGAAAACCTCTTCATGAGTTTACTGGTGTAAATTATATTGAATACTATTCTGAATTGATTAGAGAGCAAGGAGCAGAGGTAGAAGTAATATTTGCTAATAATCCTACAGCTATTTTAAATTACACTGATTGTGTTTTAAACTGTGATATTCATACTCGTTTCAGAACTAGAAAATTATTAAAAAAAGCTGGTGCTAAAATAGTATTTGGTATGGATGAAATTTTAACTTCATCTCTAAATGGAAGTGGTTATAATGAAGATTATGGACTATTAGGTTCTAATAAAGCTACTGAGGATACTATTAAACTTTTCCCTCGTGATTGTAAAGAAACTGTTCTTACTATCCAAAAAATGTTTTTAGATAAAACAGGAAAAACTATTGAAGTAATGGTATATGGAGATGGAGCATTTAAAGATCCAGTTGGAAAAATCTGGGAACTTGCTGACCCTGTAGTTTCTCCTGGATATACTTCTGGTTTAGAAGGGACTCCTAATGAAATAAAATTAAAATATCTTGCTGATAATGATTTGGCTGGACTTACTGGTGAAGAATTAGATAAAGCAGTTGCTGAAGCTATAAAAAATAAAGATTCTAATCTTAAAGGTCAAATGATAACTCAAGGAACTACTCCTAGAAGACTTACAGATCTTATAGGTTCATTGTGTGATCTCACTTCTGGAAGTGGAGATAAAGGAACTCCTATCATTTTAATTCAAGGATATTTTGACAACTACATAGATAATTAA
- the ppsB gene encoding Plipastatin synthase subunit B, producing MITKAKIFSSQVLIEKEDRVIIYMENRPEYFYSFLGVWDKSGTCVCLDSSLSGDELAYYIEDSDSKYIYTSQNNFSNVKKALEITGKNLKIVIVDDIEEYEITDELVLNSPEPENIALMLYTSGTTGKPKGVMLKFDNILVNIEGLDKYNMFIKEDIVLALLPMHHIFPLLGSGVVPLAKGATIIFLKEMSSQAMIDAFQNYKVTMMIGVPRLWEMLHQKIMEKINEGKITKFIFKLCEKIDNISFSKKYLKKYMIILEEM from the coding sequence ATGATAACTAAAGCTAAGATTTTTTCTTCACAGGTTTTAATTGAAAAAGAAGATAGAGTTATTATTTACATGGAAAATAGACCAGAATATTTTTACTCATTTTTAGGAGTCTGGGATAAATCAGGAACATGTGTATGTCTTGATTCAAGTTTATCAGGAGATGAGCTTGCTTACTATATAGAAGACTCTGATTCAAAATATATTTATACATCGCAAAATAATTTTTCAAATGTGAAAAAAGCTTTAGAAATAACTGGAAAAAATTTAAAAATAGTAATTGTAGATGATATTGAAGAATATGAAATAACAGATGAGCTTGTCCTCAATTCACCAGAACCCGAAAATATAGCTCTTATGTTGTATACTTCTGGAACTACTGGAAAACCTAAAGGGGTAATGTTAAAATTTGATAATATACTTGTTAATATAGAGGGATTAGATAAATATAATATGTTTATCAAAGAGGATATTGTACTAGCACTTCTTCCAATGCATCATATATTTCCATTATTAGGTTCTGGAGTTGTTCCTTTAGCCAAAGGGGCCACTATTATATTTCTTAAAGAAATGTCTTCACAAGCTATGATAGATGCTTTTCAGAATTATAAAGTGACTATGATGATAGGAGTACCAAGATTATGGGAAATGCTTCATCAAAAGATAATGGAAAAAATAAATGAAGGGAAAATAACTAAATTTATTTTTAAATTATGTGAAAAAATAGACAATATATCTTTCAGTAAAAAATATTTAAAAAAGTACATGATAATTTTGGAGGAAATGTAA
- a CDS encoding Long-chain-fatty-acid--CoA ligase FadD15: MCEGYGMTETSPMISFTPLNEIRPGSAGRILPGIEAKIADDGEIIARGRNVMKGYYNKPEETAETIDSEGWIHTGDLGEIKDGFLYVTGRKKEMIVLSNGKNINPIEIEQQIMSKTNLIQEIVIAEINSVLTAVIYPNFQKIYDEKVTNIKETLKWGVIDSYNGKAPNYRKILDIRIVQEEMPKTKIGKIRRFMIPDMLKEKETEITQIEEPKYEEYTFIKDYLMKVKNRPVSPTAHIELDLGMDSLDMVELLTYLESNFGVKGAENIILDNPTVEKLAEFVKENRSDEKIEEINWKDYLNKDIEANLPKSNIVTMIGKFFTWLPFRLYLRIQKSGLENLTSEAVIYAGNHQSLLDAFIFNHSVPSGILKNIYYLAKVKHFSKGYMKKLGENSNVILVDINKNLGEVLQTMAKVLRDGKSVVIFPEGARTRDGKMLEFKKAFAILAKEMNVPVIPFGIRGAFEAFPTNSKLPKASKIEIKFFNKISPEKLSYDEIVEKTRESLVQWVENKK, from the coding sequence GTGTGTGAAGGATATGGAATGACTGAAACTTCTCCAATGATTTCATTTACACCTCTAAATGAAATAAGACCAGGATCGGCAGGAAGAATACTTCCAGGAATTGAAGCAAAAATAGCAGATGATGGTGAAATTATTGCTAGGGGTAGAAATGTAATGAAAGGGTATTACAACAAACCAGAGGAAACTGCTGAAACAATTGATAGCGAGGGCTGGATACATACAGGAGATTTAGGTGAAATAAAAGACGGGTTTCTTTATGTAACTGGAAGAAAAAAAGAAATGATTGTTTTGTCAAATGGAAAAAATATTAATCCAATTGAAATAGAACAACAGATAATGAGCAAAACAAATCTTATTCAAGAAATAGTTATAGCAGAAATAAATTCTGTACTTACAGCAGTTATATATCCTAATTTTCAAAAAATATATGATGAAAAAGTTACAAATATAAAGGAAACATTAAAATGGGGAGTTATTGATTCATACAATGGGAAGGCTCCTAATTATAGAAAAATACTTGATATAAGAATTGTACAGGAAGAAATGCCAAAAACTAAAATAGGTAAAATAAGAAGATTTATGATACCTGATATGTTAAAGGAAAAGGAAACAGAAATTACTCAAATAGAAGAGCCAAAATATGAAGAATATACTTTTATAAAAGATTATTTAATGAAAGTTAAGAATAGACCAGTATCTCCAACAGCTCATATAGAACTTGATTTAGGAATGGATTCCTTAGATATGGTGGAGCTTTTAACTTATTTAGAGAGTAATTTTGGAGTTAAAGGGGCAGAGAATATAATTCTTGATAATCCAACTGTAGAAAAATTAGCTGAATTTGTAAAAGAAAATAGAAGTGATGAAAAAATAGAAGAAATTAATTGGAAAGATTATTTAAATAAAGACATAGAGGCTAATCTTCCCAAATCAAATATAGTAACAATGATTGGAAAATTTTTTACATGGCTTCCTTTTAGATTATATTTAAGAATACAAAAAAGTGGATTGGAAAATTTAACATCAGAGGCAGTTATTTATGCTGGAAATCACCAAAGTCTTTTAGATGCTTTTATATTCAATCATTCGGTTCCATCAGGAATACTTAAAAATATATATTATCTTGCAAAAGTAAAGCACTTTTCAAAAGGGTATATGAAAAAACTTGGAGAAAACTCTAATGTTATTCTTGTGGATATTAATAAAAATCTTGGTGAAGTACTTCAGACAATGGCTAAAGTACTGAGAGATGGAAAAAGTGTTGTTATATTCCCAGAAGGAGCAAGAACAAGAGATGGAAAAATGTTGGAATTTAAAAAAGCATTTGCTATTTTAGCAAAAGAGATGAATGTACCAGTTATTCCATTTGGTATAAGAGGAGCTTTTGAAGCATTTCCAACTAATAGTAAATTACCTAAAGCTTCTAAGATAGAAATTAAATTTTTCAATAAAATTTCACCTGAAAAATTAAGTTACGATGAAATAGTAGAAAAAACAAGAGAAAGTCTTGTACAATGGGTAGAGAATAAAAAATAA
- the carA gene encoding Carbamoyl-phosphate synthase small chain, whose translation MKGKLILENGMSFEGKIFGELGEAVGELVFNTGMTGYQELLTDPSYCGQIVVMTYPMIGNYGINLEDMESSKIHLKGFVIKEDAKLPNNFRCEMTLDGFLRQNKVVAFKGVDTRQLTKIIREEGAMKAIITSKDLTQKEIDEHFGKFCNKDAVSKVSTKEIYEIPGTGKRIGVMDFGIKRNILRSFKKRNCHMIVFPWNTTAEEIMKYNLDGLFLSNGPGDPADLTGVINEIKKMVGKLPIVAICLGHQLLSWALGGTTTKLKYGHRGCNHPVKDLEKNKIFITSQNHGYVVDNVPEAMEVTHINLNDNSIEGMKSKELRIMCVQYHPEAWPGPSDSDYLFDDFLQIIEG comes from the coding sequence ATGAAAGGAAAACTTATTCTTGAAAATGGCATGAGTTTTGAAGGAAAGATTTTTGGAGAGTTAGGGGAAGCTGTTGGAGAACTTGTTTTTAATACAGGAATGACAGGATACCAGGAACTTTTAACAGATCCTTCTTATTGTGGGCAGATTGTAGTAATGACATATCCAATGATAGGGAATTATGGAATAAATTTAGAAGATATGGAATCTTCTAAAATACATTTAAAAGGATTTGTTATTAAAGAAGATGCAAAGCTTCCAAATAATTTCAGATGTGAAATGACTTTAGATGGATTCTTAAGACAAAATAAAGTTGTAGCATTTAAAGGTGTAGATACAAGACAGCTTACAAAAATAATAAGAGAAGAAGGAGCTATGAAAGCTATAATTACTTCTAAGGATCTTACTCAAAAAGAAATAGATGAACATTTTGGAAAATTTTGCAATAAAGATGCAGTAAGTAAAGTAAGTACAAAAGAAATATATGAAATACCAGGAACAGGAAAAAGAATAGGAGTAATGGACTTTGGTATTAAAAGAAATATTCTTAGAAGCTTTAAAAAAAGAAATTGTCATATGATAGTTTTTCCTTGGAATACAACTGCTGAGGAGATAATGAAATATAATCTTGATGGATTATTTCTTTCAAATGGACCTGGGGACCCAGCTGATCTCACAGGAGTAATAAATGAAATAAAGAAAATGGTAGGAAAGCTTCCAATAGTTGCTATCTGCTTAGGACATCAGCTTTTATCATGGGCATTAGGTGGAACAACAACTAAATTAAAGTATGGACACAGAGGATGTAATCACCCTGTTAAGGATTTAGAAAAAAATAAAATATTTATAACATCGCAAAATCATGGTTATGTTGTAGATAATGTGCCAGAGGCTATGGAAGTAACTCATATAAACCTGAATGATAACTCTATTGAAGGAATGAAAAGTAAAGAATTGAGAATAATGTGTGTTCAATACCATCCAGAAGCTTGGCCTGGACCATCTGATTCTGATTATTTATTTGATGATTTCTTGCAAATTATAGAAGGTTAA